A single region of the Octopus bimaculoides isolate UCB-OBI-ISO-001 chromosome 6, ASM119413v2, whole genome shotgun sequence genome encodes:
- the LOC106871547 gene encoding uncharacterized protein LOC106871547 yields MKNDTEVALRLPHPALCQLDYHYCKASDLLADTTNTSNTSGGSNHRVMKRKLRDFVDSYREEEFYLERPAPKRVSPFLNTPKQRKDERKRIVRLSVHKLRAMEDPENFLRKSVLINNVLRRLHQEIREEKRGNTRFSGSLGLASAGYPYYRPRRIDYDMLGNSYLPTPAAFLFDEPCFPTETEKITDDMTDSLVRSLEASTPPPSPPSSPAAVNHLTTTAAVTGVNITTTSLITPITATTSTTTTTGSSSTTTTNISIISTTTTTTTTVTTSTATPTNNTATTTTGATNTTSSNSLPGNVSINNHICSSSSSSSSSSSNGSSNLCMNNTNTNNDNNNNYNIINFNTYNNNNIHHNNFSTSNFLTSSHVGFTSFATTPPTGLPDYRNTGITSAGITVQ; encoded by the coding sequence ATGAAAAACGACACGGAAGTGGCACTTCGCCTGCCGCATCCAGCTCTCTGTCAGCTTGACTACCATTATTGCAAGGCCAGTGATCTGCTCGCTGACACTACCAACACGAGCAACACCAGTGGTGGGTCTAACCACCGAGTTATGAAGAGGAAGCTTCGTGACTTCGTAGACAGCTACAGAGAAGAAGAATTTTACCTTGAACGTCCAGCACCGAAACGTGTCTCACCGTTTCTAAACACGCCCAAACAACGCAAGGACGAACGCAAGCGAATTGTTCGTTTGTCCGTACATAAACTGCGGGCAATGGAAGACCCGGAGAACTTTCTACGGAAGTCCGTCCTAATCAACAACGTGCTCCGTCGACTTCACCAGGAAATCCGTGAAGAGAAACGAGGCAATACACGTTTTAGTGGAAGTCTCGGCTTGGCATCTGCGGGTTATCCGTACTACAGACCTCGAAGAATTGATTACGATATGCTTGGTAACAGTTACTTGCCAACACCAGCTGCTTTTCTCTTTGATGAGCCGTGTTTCCCGACTGAAACCGAAAAAATTACTGATGACATGACTGACTCACTGGTACGAAGTCTTGAGGCCAGTACGCCTCCACCTTCGCCACCATCGTCTCCAGCTGCAGTTAACCATTTAACGACGACGGCAGCGGTGACAGGGGtgaatatcaccaccaccagtctTATCACTCCTATTACCGCCACTACtagtactaccaccacaactggtAGCAGTAGTACTACTACGACtaacatttctattatttctactactactactactactactactgttactacttctACCGCCACCCCAACTAACAATactgcgacgacgacgacgggtGCAACTAATACAACGTCGTCGAATTCGCTGCCCGGTAACGTTAGTATTAATAATcatatatgtagtagtagtagtagtagtagtagtagtagtagtaacggcagTAGCAACTTGTGTATGAATAACACTAATactaacaatgacaataataacaattacaacattaTCAATTTTAAcacctacaataacaacaacatacaccACAACAACTTTAGTACTTCAAATTTTCTAACCAGTAGCCATGTTGGTTTTACATCATTTGCAACGACTCCACCTACCGGTTTACCGGATTATCGGAATACCGGAATAACTAGTGCCGGAATTACGGTACAA